Genomic window (Helicobacter pylori):
AATGTTTTTATTAGAAAGTTTGAATTGGATATAGTCAATTTGGATGTCAAACTTAGAATGAGCATAAATCAAAACAAAGAAATTTTTAATCGCTTCAGCAATAAGCGCTAATTCTTCAAGGGTTTCAAAAATCATATCACATTCCAAAAACAAATCAAATTGATAAGTTAATAAACGATTCTGTCTTTTAGGAACCAAATTAGATTTTGCTTTTATCTTATCTTTTTCATATCTTTGGGACAAAAAATCATTTTGAATATAAAATGATTGTAAAATAAAATCCTTATTTTTATCCCCATGATAACTTTCACACACACTTTCATCTACTTTAAATAATGCATCAGGTAGCAAATGCTTCTTGGTCGTAAAAAAACTTTCTAAATAATTTGTTCTGCAATTAAAACGATCGCCCATAATTTTTTCTGGATCGATCCAATCATCAAACAGCCATTCATAATAGAGCGTGATTGGTGCAGAATACCCTAAAGTATGACCTAAAATAATGCGATCATAAAGCTTGTAAAGAGTGTATCTTTTTGTGTTATCCACAATATAGAGCGTTTGGTATTGTGGATTGGTATAAAGTGAGTAAATCTCTTTAATTTCTCCTAAAACCAAAAAAGAAAAAGAAATTTTGTTTTCTTGATACGAAAACACTCCTGGAATGCATTGCTCATTTTGTGGATTAGTTTGTGGATTTTTTAAGAAAGCAAGACATTGCCTTTCAAAATATTCCACACCTCCAAGCGATGTGATCACTCAAACCTCTTCTTACTAATTTTTTCAATCAAATCCACGCTTTTTTCAGAGAGTTTGATGACCCTACAAAGGAGTTCAAAAACATATTTTCCGCCGGCATAATCGTTCGAGTTGTTTTCAATCAAGCTGTCTTTATCTTTAGTCTTTTGATAGCGTTCGATCACCCAGTCAATCGCGCTTTTGCCATTCACCACATAGTCAAAGGCTTTTTGGGGGATTTTAGTGATGGTGATATGGTGGTTATAAAGGATGCAATCCCCTTTTTTGGTCATTTTTTCCACATCATAATAGCCCTCTATTTTGGCGTTCTCTAGTAGGTTGTATTGAACGCTTGCGTGCATTTCCCCGCTCTCATAGTTCAGATGCAACTCGGCTAATTCTTTGCCAAGAGTAGAGAGTTCTTTAAAATCTTCGCTCAAAGCGATACGAGGCGCTTCTTTGGTGAGAGAATTTTTGTATTTTTCCAAATAACCTTTATGGTGGAAAATCGCATAAATGTAGTAAAAAATCTCTTCTTCAGTGATAGCATTATCTTTATAATGCCTCCTGAAGAGATTGAGCGCATAGCCGCTGATAGCGTTATAGCGGTTCCCCAGATCGTCGTAATAATACAAGGGGTAAGCTTGGGTGTTCGCCATTGTTTGGACATCAGTAATCTCGTTTGCAATCAAGCAGGAAAAATTTCTTGAAGCCATTGAACTTGTATTAATCACCACATTATTAGCGCTTTTATCCGGGAAAATTTTTGAAAATTGATATTGTTCTTCATTTAAATTCTTATCAAAATAAAGCCATTGTTTGTTAAAAGGGCGGTATAAGGCTAACCTTACGCGCTCTTCACTACTTGTTGGCAGATTTGTATTTTTAATAAATCCTTGTTTCAAACTACGAGTCCAAGCGATTTTCGTTTTATCGGTGGTGATTTCTCTATCGTTTAAGTGCTTATAGAGTTTGTCTGACTTGACGCCTTTAGTGCGTTGTTTGAAGGCTTCCCTGAAACGCTCATTGAAGCGCTTCAAATCAGCGTTATAGGTGTCAATGCAGTTTTGCACCGATTGCTTTAAAGCGTTTGGTGAAAAGTTATACACCCAAGGATCACGACCGCTCACCACCCCATTAGAATTGAGATCAAAAATACTATCATTTTTGAGTTTTTTGTCTCTTTTTAAAGGGATGAGCTTTCCAAAATCGTCATTCCTTTGGTTGATCCAATCGCCTTTGTCATTGGGGGTAATTTCCTTAAAAGGCACAAAATCCAGATTTTCAAAATTGGCGAGCAAGTTGAGTTTGGCTTCTCTTTTTAAATAATCATCCACTTCATAGTAAAAAATCGTATTATTGGGGGCACTCTCATCTTTCACAAAAAAGATGATCGCTACCGTCGCCCTGGATCCGCTATCAAAGATTTTCCCTCCCTCTTTTCTAGACACTTCCCCTGAAGTACGCTGATTCCCCCTCAAATTCAGCACATAAAGATGCGAAAATTCTTGTGCCACGCATTTTCTGAACCCGTCTGAGCTTTTATTATCAATGAAACTCCCGTTCACCACAAAGCCTAGCACCCCCTTATCGTTAAGAAGATCGCTCGCCATGCGTATTGACTGAATGAGCGTGTCTCGTGTGGTTGCCCCCGCTTTGGCGGTGGAATTTTTGCCGTATTTTTCATAAACTAATTTTTCAAGCTTAGGGTGTGAAAGGTTTTGGTTGTTATCGTTTTCGCTTTTAGCGCCGCTTGAATAAGGCGGGTTGCCGATGATGACTTGGATTTTTTGGTCGGCTAGAGTGGTTTTGATTTCTTGGTTTTCTTTCAAATCTTCAAAGAAAGGGAATACCCCCTTAACGCTTTTTTCTTCCAAATAATCCAAGCTGTCCGTGAGCGCGATGTTTTTGAAATTTTTTAACGAGCTGTCCCTATTTTGCGCGGCTTGGGTGATATTGATTAAAGCGATATAATAAGATAAAAGCACGATGTCAAAAGCGAACAGATTTTTTTGAAATTTCTCTTTTAGGGCTTCATCGCTAATGAGCGCGTTTTCTTTAGAAAGCAAACGAGCGATAAAACTCCCGGTGCCCGTGAATGGGTCAAAAATCGTGATGTTTTTATCGTTAAAATCCGTGTTGAAATGCTTTTTCAAAATGCCGTTAGTGGCCCTTAAAATGAAATCCACCACCTCTATAGGCGTATAAACGATCCCTAGTTTTTCGCTTTGCTTTCTAAAGGCTTCTTTAAAGAAAGTGTTGTAGAGGTTTTTAATGAGTTCTTGTTGGCTTTTTGGGCTTTTGGCATGCGCCGCTTCGGTTTTCACGCTTTCATAGAGGTTTTTAAGATCTTTAGTTTCCCCTTCTAGCCCTAGATCGGAGAGTTTTAAAACCATTTTATCCAAGGCTTTAGCGATAGGGTTTTTGATATTGTCCCCAAAAAGCGCATCAAAAATGGGCTTAGTGATGATGTGAGAAACGAGCATATCCAACGCTTCCTCATTCTTAATGCCTTGATGGATATTGTCCCTTAAAGAAGTTAAAAAGTTGTCAAAAATTTCATGGTTTTTGCCAAAAAGCTCTTTCAAGCGGTTATTTAAGGTTCTTGCGATGTTGCCCGTTTTTTTGGCGAAATTTTCCCAATAATTCCTGTCCCCTAATTTAGTGGGCATGACATTATACACAGCGTTCGCTAGATCTTGCAGCAAGATAGCGTCAAAAAGGGTTTTTTGGGCTTCTTTGGGATCGTTTTGAGCTTGCTCGGTTTTATCTTTTTTTAACTCTTCATCATCGTCTGTATTGCTTTCATCATTACTTCCAAAGATTTTGATTTTTTCTTTAAAAGTGGCTTCATCAACGAGACTTGAATCATGGCTTCTTAAGGCTTTTAGCACTTTCCAAATGTTTTGGAAATTGGTGTTCTTGACGGCTTCATCTAGGTTTTTGATTTCACTCTCTGCTAAAGCGATAGGCAAAATGATATAGCCTCTTTTTTTGTTTTTGGCTTTCCGCATCACCCTACCCACCGCTTGGATAATATCCACCATGGCACTCTTGCCATCAAAAAAGATAACGCTATCAAGTGCTGGGACATCCACCCCCTCGCTCAAACACCTGGCATTACTCAAAACCTTACAAGTGTTAGGCTCGAATTGGTTCAAGTTTTCTAATTTCTCAAGCCTCTCCTTACAATTCATGGTGCCATCAATGTGATCGATGCTGATTTCTAGGTTTTTAAAACTCTTTTTCTTCAGCTCTTCATCATAGCATTCCATGATCGTTTTAAAGGAGTTGTTGATATTTTTACTCGTTTGTATGCTTTTACAAAAGCTTATGGCTCTTTGAGAAACAAAGGTGTCTTTTTGGCTTTTCAAGTCGTTGTCTTCTTTGTTTTCATCGTCTAAAGCGATCAAATCCTGTTGGCTAACCCTTTATGCGTGCCAACGATCTTACACACAAATTCGTTATTAATGAGCTTTTTATCTAATTTAGTGCCTTTGGCTTCAAGCTGGCTGATCTTTTTATTCACGCTGTTAGTAACGCCGCTTAAGTTTTCTGAACGCACCGCTAAAATGATGACTTTATAATCGGTGAGGAGATCTAAAGCGATCGCTCTTTCAAAATTGAGCGTATAGATTTCTTCGCCAAAAACCTCCGCATCATCCATAGAGTAGATAATATTATCGCTCTCTTTGGCTTTAGCTTTAGAACTTTCGCTATACACTTTAGGCGTGGCGGTCATATAAAGGCGTTTTGTAGCCTTGATATTTTCATCGCTGTGGCACAGCGTGAAAGCGTTTTTATCGTCCCTTTCATTCGTGGAATACATAGCCCCTACCGTTCTGTGGGCTTCATCGCAAATAATGAGATCGATTGCACCTAAACCCGCTTCTTGCGCTTCTTTAATACGCAACGCGCTTTGATAAGTTGAAAAGATAATGAAGCGCTTGTTTTCTTTTTGCGCTTTTTCATAAGTGCTTAAAATGTCTTCAAGGCGAGTGGAGGGCTTTATAGGGAGCTCAGAAAATTTAATATCGTCATTGTCTTCGTTCTTACTTTGCCCGACTTTATCATCGCTGCACACGATAGAAGCGTAAAAAGGCTCGCTCTTTTCTTGCGCGTATTCTCTAAAAGTTTGAGAAAGCAAAGCGATGCTTGGCGCTAAAAAAAGCGTGATTTTGGGATCTAAAGCTTCCATGATTTTTAAAGAAGTGTAGGTTTTGCCTGTCCCGCATGCCATAATGAGCTTGCCTCTAGCGTTTTTAGGATTAGAAAAATACTCTTTGGTGGCTTTTATCGCTTCTATTTGGTGAGGGCGCGGCTTTTTCTTATCGCATAAGGGGAGTTCGCCTTGAGTTTGCGTGGGATCGAACTTTTCCCAATCAATCTGAGAATAGATAAAATCCTCTTCACTGATTTCAACAATATCAATCCCTTTGCTTTTTCTGATTTGTTCAATTTCTTCAAGAGCGTTAGAGCTTAAATTAGAAGTGGAGATGATGATCCCTTTTTTAAACCCAACCTCCCCTACCCCGCTTTGCAATTTGCTTAAAAAAGTTGAAAGGTCGTTCAGTGAAACGCTGTCTTGATGGAATTTGCATTGCACGGCGATGTATTCTTTTGAAGCCGTTGTAATCACCATATCAATCCCGCGATCGCTCTCCTTCCCCCTTAATTCCCAATCGCTCCAAAGATCAATAGACTCGTATTCATCAGCGCTGTCATGCTCTTTTAAAAAACGCTTAGAAACTTTTTCAAACCAGCTCCCTTT
Coding sequences:
- a CDS encoding type ISP restriction/modification enzyme, yielding MIALDDENKEDNDLKSQKDTFVSQRAISFCKSIQTSKNINNSFKTIMECYDEELKKKSFKNLEISIDHIDGTMNCKERLEKLENLNQFEPNTCKVLSNARCLSEGVDVPALDSVIFFDGKSAMVDIIQAVGRVMRKAKNKKRGYIILPIALAESEIKNLDEAVKNTNFQNIWKVLKALRSHDSSLVDEATFKEKIKIFGSNDESNTDDDEELKKDKTEQAQNDPKEAQKTLFDAILLQDLANAVYNVMPTKLGDRNYWENFAKKTGNIARTLNNRLKELFGKNHEIFDNFLTSLRDNIHQGIKNEEALDMLVSHIITKPIFDALFGDNIKNPIAKALDKMVLKLSDLGLEGETKDLKNLYESVKTEAAHAKSPKSQQELIKNLYNTFFKEAFRKQSEKLGIVYTPIEVVDFILRATNGILKKHFNTDFNDKNITIFDPFTGTGSFIARLLSKENALISDEALKEKFQKNLFAFDIVLLSYYIALINITQAAQNRDSSLKNFKNIALTDSLDYLEEKSVKGVFPFFEDLKENQEIKTTLADQKIQVIIGNPPYSSGAKSENDNNQNLSHPKLEKLVYEKYGKNSTAKAGATTRDTLIQSIRMASDLLNDKGVLGFVVNGSFIDNKSSDGFRKCVAQEFSHLYVLNLRGNQRTSGEVSRKEGGKIFDSGSRATVAIIFFVKDESAPNNTIFYYEVDDYLKREAKLNLLANFENLDFVPFKEITPNDKGDWINQRNDDFGKLIPLKRDKKLKNDSIFDLNSNGVVSGRDPWVYNFSPNALKQSVQNCIDTYNADLKRFNERFREAFKQRTKGVKSDKLYKHLNDREITTDKTKIAWTRSLKQGFIKNTNLPTSSEERVRLALYRPFNKQWLYFDKNLNEEQYQFSKIFPDKSANNVVINTSSMASRNFSCLIANEITDVQTMANTQAYPLYYYDDLGNRYNAISGYALNLFRRHYKDNAITEEEIFYYIYAIFHHKGYLEKYKNSLTKEAPRIALSEDFKELSTLGKELAELHLNYESGEMHASVQYNLLENAKIEGYYDVEKMTKKGDCILYNHHITITKIPQKAFDYVVNGKSAIDWVIERYQKTKDKDSLIENNSNDYAGGKYVFELLCRVIKLSEKSVDLIEKISKKRFE
- a CDS encoding DEAD/DEAH box helicase family protein translates to MSEISTYKLIKEKLQAIPNQRLKGSWFEKVSKRFLKEHDSADEYESIDLWSDWELRGKESDRGIDMVITTASKEYIAVQCKFHQDSVSLNDLSTFLSKLQSGVGEVGFKKGIIISTSNLSSNALEEIEQIRKSKGIDIVEISEEDFIYSQIDWEKFDPTQTQGELPLCDKKKPRPHQIEAIKATKEYFSNPKNARGKLIMACGTGKTYTSLKIMEALDPKITLFLAPSIALLSQTFREYAQEKSEPFYASIVCSDDKVGQSKNEDNDDIKFSELPIKPSTRLEDILSTYEKAQKENKRFIIFSTYQSALRIKEAQEAGLGAIDLIICDEAHRTVGAMYSTNERDDKNAFTLCHSDENIKATKRLYMTATPKVYSESSKAKAKESDNIIYSMDDAEVFGEEIYTLNFERAIALDLLTDYKVIILAVRSENLSGVTNSVNKKISQLEAKGTKLDKKLINNEFVCKIVGTHKGLANRI